Proteins encoded together in one Lysinibacillus sp. FSL K6-0232 window:
- the ccsB gene encoding c-type cytochrome biogenesis protein CcsB yields the protein MSLIDISGNLLYIAFVAYLIATLLFGGSIKQANATGKNTGKWGKLAIGATIIGFLSQLGYFITRWIYTGHAPVSNMFEFTTAFGMFIIGAFILIYFIYRVTALGLVALPIALLIIAYAAMFPKEVSPLVPSLQSHWLTIHVITAALGQSILAISAVAGLIYLLKVVDVKKPSKERFWLEAVMYTLVVVIGFVIVTTTFNAMDYESSYTYVDKEGASHKITYNMPPIFGMHEYEAIEEHGMSPIVEMPALINAKKLTTVVWSLIVGSILYGLIRLIARRRISAIFQPFVKRVNLQLLDEIGYRSVLIGFPLFSLGALIFAMIWAQIAWSRFWGWDPKEVWALITWLFYAAFLHLRLSKGWEGRKSAWLALIGFGIILFNLIAVNLILAGLHSYA from the coding sequence ATGAGTTTGATTGATATAAGTGGTAACCTATTATATATAGCATTCGTTGCTTATTTAATTGCAACATTGCTATTTGGTGGGTCCATTAAACAAGCGAACGCTACTGGTAAGAACACTGGCAAATGGGGCAAGCTTGCTATTGGCGCAACCATTATTGGGTTCTTATCACAGCTTGGCTATTTTATTACCCGTTGGATTTATACAGGCCATGCACCAGTAAGTAATATGTTTGAGTTTACAACTGCCTTTGGTATGTTTATTATTGGTGCATTTATTTTAATTTACTTTATTTATCGTGTAACAGCACTTGGACTAGTTGCATTGCCAATAGCGCTATTAATTATTGCCTATGCAGCAATGTTCCCAAAAGAAGTAAGTCCATTAGTGCCTTCATTACAAAGTCATTGGTTAACGATTCACGTTATTACAGCAGCATTAGGGCAGTCTATTTTAGCGATCAGTGCTGTGGCAGGGCTTATCTATTTATTAAAAGTAGTAGATGTTAAAAAGCCTTCGAAAGAGCGTTTTTGGTTAGAGGCGGTAATGTATACACTTGTTGTAGTGATTGGCTTTGTAATTGTAACGACTACATTTAATGCAATGGATTATGAATCTAGCTACACATATGTTGATAAAGAGGGTGCATCCCATAAAATCACCTATAATATGCCGCCAATTTTTGGGATGCATGAATATGAAGCAATTGAAGAGCATGGTATGTCACCTATCGTTGAAATGCCAGCACTTATTAATGCGAAAAAATTAACAACGGTTGTTTGGTCATTAATCGTAGGTTCTATTTTATATGGATTGATTCGCTTAATCGCACGTCGTCGTATTAGTGCCATTTTCCAACCATTTGTGAAGCGCGTAAATTTACAATTACTTGATGAAATCGGCTATCGTTCAGTGCTTATTGGCTTCCCATTATTCTCTCTAGGTGCTTTAATCTTTGCGATGATCTGGGCACAAATTGCTTGGAGTCGTTTCTGGGGATGGGACCCAAAAGAGGTATGGGCACTTATTACATGGTTATTTTATGCGGCGTTCCTACATTTACGTCTATCAAAAGGCTGGGAAGGTCGAAAATCTGCTTGGCTAGCATTAATTGGTTTCGGTATTATTTTATTTAACCTAATTGCTGTGAACTTAATTCTTGCA